One window of the Betaproteobacteria bacterium genome contains the following:
- a CDS encoding YncE family protein, translating to MKSRAHGCLAILGRAAGFLLCCICPAVALASSVATIMSVAFPRSVAVNPLTNKIYVMPAVNSTIVVIDGLTHAKTNVTAGTGMSAIAINVVTNRIYVANNGSNTVTVIDGADNSVTNVAVGTQPYSLAVNSVTNKIYVGNMSNSVTEIDGATNTTTTIATGRSPRAIAVNPVTNKIYAANFSPSSVSVIDGATRTFTNVAVASYPEAIAVNPVTNKIYVACGAGGTTVINGATNTATTVPGGGGPTAVLVNPVTNRIYLGQPVRQLCGGDERFDQRAERALARPPLDHAGD from the coding sequence ATGAAATCGCGCGCGCATGGTTGTCTTGCAATTCTTGGCCGGGCCGCCGGGTTTCTGCTGTGCTGCATTTGTCCGGCCGTCGCGCTCGCGTCCAGCGTGGCCACGATAATGTCGGTCGCTTTCCCGCGATCCGTGGCGGTCAATCCGCTGACCAACAAGATCTATGTAATGCCCGCCGTCAATTCCACGATTGTCGTCATCGACGGCTTGACCCACGCGAAGACAAACGTGACCGCCGGGACCGGGATGTCGGCGATCGCCATCAACGTCGTCACCAACCGTATTTACGTGGCCAACAACGGGAGCAACACCGTGACGGTGATCGACGGCGCGGACAATTCGGTCACGAATGTCGCGGTGGGGACGCAACCTTATTCGCTCGCGGTGAACTCCGTCACCAACAAGATCTACGTGGGAAACATGAGCAACAGCGTGACCGAAATTGACGGTGCGACGAACACCACCACGACGATCGCGACGGGCCGCTCTCCACGCGCAATCGCCGTCAACCCGGTTACCAACAAGATCTATGCCGCCAACTTCTCTCCAAGCTCCGTGAGCGTGATCGACGGCGCGACGCGTACGTTCACCAATGTTGCGGTAGCCAGCTATCCGGAGGCGATCGCCGTCAACCCGGTCACCAACAAAATCTATGTGGCATGCGGCGCCGGCGGCACCACCGTCATCAACGGCGCGACCAACACGGCCACCACCGTCCCCGGCGGCGGCGGTCCGACCGCGGTGCTGGTGAACCCGGTCACCAACCGGATCTACCTCGGGCAACCCGTCCGCCAACTATGTGGTGGTGATGAACGGTTCGACCAACGCGCTGAGCGCGCTCTCGCTCGGCCACCCCTCGACCACGCTGGGGATTAA
- a CDS encoding MFS transporter: MTTPATSPHHIPAFMRFWSGRLTSAAGNQMLMVAIGWHMYTLTNSAWDLGLVGLCQFLPALVLTLPAGHAADHGHRGRILALCMATEAVIALVLTMAELGHWTDRNLLLYLSVGLGMAKAFQMPAQQSLVPLLVPPAMLPRAMAFSAGGMQVAIIGGPALGGVIYVAGAHVVYIVCAVLFAVAAVLFMSVRHTHVKPPDAPVTWATVFAGFHFIWQRPQILGAISLDLFAVLLGGAVALLPMFAKDVLHVGPWGLGVLRSAPAVGALLMSITLTRWPIQRNAGRRMFIAVAVFGVSMIVFGYSTVFAISFLALAVSGAADMVSVVVRQSLVQLDTPNEMRGRVSAVNSIFIGASNQLGEFESGATAALLGPVGSVVVGGFGTLLVAALWMRWFPALAKRDRLQE; encoded by the coding sequence ATGACCACTCCTGCCACCTCCCCGCACCACATCCCCGCCTTCATGCGCTTCTGGTCTGGCCGGCTGACGAGCGCCGCCGGCAACCAGATGCTGATGGTGGCCATCGGCTGGCACATGTACACCTTGACCAACAGCGCGTGGGATCTTGGGCTGGTGGGCTTGTGTCAATTCCTGCCCGCGCTGGTGCTGACGCTCCCGGCAGGGCACGCCGCTGACCACGGGCATCGCGGGCGCATCCTGGCGCTTTGCATGGCCACCGAGGCGGTGATCGCGCTGGTACTGACGATGGCAGAACTCGGGCATTGGACCGATCGCAACCTGCTGCTGTACCTGTCAGTCGGTCTGGGAATGGCAAAGGCCTTTCAGATGCCCGCACAGCAATCATTGGTACCGCTGCTGGTGCCGCCGGCCATGCTGCCGCGCGCGATGGCCTTCAGCGCCGGCGGCATGCAGGTCGCGATCATCGGCGGGCCGGCGCTGGGCGGCGTGATCTACGTCGCCGGGGCGCATGTGGTCTATATCGTCTGCGCGGTACTGTTCGCGGTCGCGGCGGTACTGTTCATGAGCGTGCGCCACACGCATGTGAAGCCCCCGGACGCACCCGTGACCTGGGCCACCGTGTTCGCCGGCTTTCATTTCATCTGGCAGCGGCCGCAAATCCTCGGCGCCATTTCGCTCGATCTGTTCGCGGTGCTGCTGGGCGGCGCCGTCGCACTGCTGCCGATGTTCGCGAAGGATGTGCTGCATGTCGGGCCATGGGGCCTCGGCGTATTGCGCAGCGCGCCTGCGGTGGGCGCGTTACTCATGTCCATCACCCTCACCCGCTGGCCGATTCAGCGCAATGCCGGTCGCCGCATGTTCATCGCCGTGGCAGTGTTCGGCGTATCAATGATCGTGTTCGGATATTCGACCGTGTTCGCCATTTCGTTTCTCGCCCTCGCGGTCAGCGGCGCGGCGGACATGGTGAGCGTGGTGGTGCGGCAATCGCTGGTGCAACTCGATACGCCCAACGAGATGCGCGGCCGCGTCAGCGCGGTCAATTCCATTTTCATCGGCGCGTCAAACCAGCTGGGTGAATTTGAGTCAGGCGCCACGGCGGCGCTGCTGGGTCCGGTCGGCTCGGTCGTGGTGGGGGGATTCGGGACGTTGCTGGTCGCCGCGCTATGGATGCGGTGGTTTCCGGCACTGGCCAAGCGGGACCGGTTGCAGGAGTAG
- a CDS encoding YciI family protein, with amino-acid sequence MHYLLIYDAVDDYVTARAPFRKVHLLHATAAHQRGELILAGALANPADGAVLVFQGDTPKAAEDFAKADPYVLNGLIKSWRVREWTTVVGDNASVRVDPNSL; translated from the coding sequence ATGCACTATCTCTTGATATACGACGCCGTCGACGACTACGTCACGGCCCGCGCACCTTTTCGTAAAGTGCACTTGCTCCACGCCACCGCCGCTCACCAACGCGGTGAATTGATCCTGGCGGGAGCGTTGGCCAATCCGGCCGACGGAGCGGTGCTGGTATTTCAGGGCGATACCCCAAAGGCTGCGGAAGATTTCGCGAAAGCCGATCCGTATGTGCTGAACGGCTTGATCAAATCCTGGCGCGTGCGCGAGTGGACGACGGTGGTGGGGGATAATGCTTCGGTGCGGGTGGACCCGAATAGCTTGTAG
- a CDS encoding ABC transporter ATP-binding protein translates to MTATQTLLDARDLAYGYPGRTLGRDINLAVKAGEALCVLGPNGGGKTTLFRTLLGLLPTHAGAITLGGQPLEARTPAERAKLIAYVPQAGNSYFAFTVRDVVLMGRTAHLGLFAAPGAKDFAAADASLEELRIAHLADKSFTQVSGGERQLALIARALAQESPLLIMDEPTASLDFGNQTLILNEIMRLKASGKSVLFCTHDPDHALQCADRALLLHHGNVLALGRPSEVMTAASLKTLYGVDVELIEGPSHGRTFCRPTLQPS, encoded by the coding sequence GTGACCGCGACACAAACACTGCTCGACGCTCGCGACCTCGCCTACGGCTACCCCGGACGCACGCTCGGTCGCGACATCAATCTCGCTGTAAAGGCCGGCGAAGCCCTCTGCGTGCTCGGCCCGAACGGCGGCGGCAAGACCACGCTGTTCCGCACCCTGCTCGGCCTGCTCCCCACACACGCAGGCGCGATCACGCTCGGCGGCCAGCCACTCGAGGCCCGCACGCCCGCCGAGCGCGCCAAACTCATCGCCTATGTCCCACAGGCCGGCAACAGCTATTTCGCCTTCACCGTACGCGATGTGGTGCTGATGGGCCGCACCGCGCATCTCGGGTTGTTCGCCGCGCCGGGCGCGAAGGACTTCGCCGCCGCCGACGCATCACTCGAAGAATTGCGCATCGCCCATCTGGCGGACAAATCCTTCACGCAAGTCAGCGGCGGCGAACGCCAGCTCGCGCTCATCGCCCGCGCGCTCGCGCAGGAATCCCCGTTGCTGATCATGGACGAGCCCACCGCCAGCCTCGACTTCGGCAACCAGACGCTGATCCTGAACGAAATCATGCGATTGAAAGCGAGTGGCAAGAGCGTGCTTTTCTGTACCCACGATCCCGATCACGCGCTGCAGTGTGCTGACCGCGCGCTGCTGTTGCATCACGGCAACGTGCTGGCATTGGGCAGGCCGAGTGAGGTCATGACGGCGGCCAGCCTCAAGACGCTCTATGGCGTGGACGTGGAATTGATTGAGGGCCCGTCGCATGGACGAACATTCTGCCGCCCGACCCTGCAACCATCCTGA
- a CDS encoding iron ABC transporter permease: MKSRHPTLLLATFILLIALTLVAFSIGRFSISPVELLTILWAKLTGGTHNLPASYDAVIFQIRGPRVLAAILIGAALSGAGAVYQNMFRNPLVSPDILGVSSGAALGAVLAIYLALPILAIQGFAFAGGLVAVALVYFIGNAVRGHDPILALILTGVVVGTLFGSFIALMKTLADPYNQLPAITFWLLGSLSSISPADLWVAAPMVLLGLAPVFLLRWRMNLLSLSDDEARALGVNVSLLRLVIVTCATLITAAAVAISGIIGWIGLLIPHAARLLVGPQFARLLPLSLLLGACYLLAVDTLARTMAAIEIPPGVLTALIGTPLFLWLLAVTHSRAKEAP; this comes from the coding sequence ATGAAAAGCCGCCACCCCACCCTCCTCCTCGCCACCTTCATCCTGTTGATCGCGCTCACGCTCGTCGCCTTTTCCATCGGCCGCTTTTCGATCAGTCCAGTTGAATTGCTCACCATCCTGTGGGCCAAACTTACTGGGGGCACACACAACCTGCCCGCCAGCTACGACGCCGTTATCTTCCAGATCCGTGGCCCGCGCGTACTTGCCGCCATCCTGATTGGCGCCGCATTGTCCGGCGCTGGCGCGGTTTACCAGAACATGTTTCGCAACCCATTGGTGTCGCCCGACATACTCGGCGTTTCCAGCGGCGCGGCGCTGGGCGCGGTGCTGGCGATCTATCTCGCCTTGCCGATCCTCGCTATCCAGGGCTTCGCCTTTGCGGGCGGGCTGGTGGCGGTGGCGCTGGTGTATTTCATCGGCAATGCAGTGCGCGGCCACGACCCGATCCTCGCGCTGATCCTCACCGGTGTCGTCGTTGGCACCTTGTTCGGCTCGTTCATCGCACTGATGAAAACCCTGGCCGATCCGTACAACCAGTTACCCGCCATTACCTTTTGGCTGCTTGGCAGCCTGAGTTCGATTTCACCGGCCGACCTGTGGGTGGCGGCACCGATGGTGCTGCTGGGACTGGCGCCGGTTTTCCTGCTGCGCTGGCGCATGAATTTGTTGTCATTGTCGGACGACGAGGCGCGTGCGCTGGGTGTGAATGTTTCACTGCTGCGGTTGGTGATCGTCACCTGCGCCACGCTGATCACCGCGGCGGCGGTGGCAATCTCCGGCATCATCGGCTGGATCGGTTTGCTGATCCCACACGCCGCACGCCTGCTGGTCGGCCCCCAGTTCGCGCGCTTGCTGCCACTGTCGTTGCTGCTCGGCGCATGCTACCTCTTGGCGGTCGATACGCTGGCCCGCACCATGGCCGCAATCGAGATTCCCCCGGGCGTATTGACCGCGCTGATCGGTACACCCCTGTTCCTGTGGCTGCTCGCGGTCACGCATTCGCGGGCGAAGGAAGCTCCGTGA
- a CDS encoding substrate-binding domain-containing protein codes for MGAAKHRRRALNAQRNAPAVIAGSSDPLLEWAVRESRCGLATMTYGSMDGVDRLIAGSACAAAMHIPAAPGGVEGRREDRNVALARDRFSHLDCVLLEWAKREQGLVVAAGNPLKIGKLADLRKPKIRVILRQQGAGSYLLFLQLLGEAGINPDQLKYVQPTAQTETDIASAILDGRADAGLAVRAVARQFHLDFIPLTIERLDIAVLRPSYFDAPWQTLMEFANKPVFQRYAKTLAGYDIGDLGKVMWNA; via the coding sequence ATGGGTGCGGCAAAGCACCGCCGGCGCGCCCTGAACGCACAGCGCAACGCGCCGGCCGTCATCGCGGGCAGCAGCGACCCGCTGCTCGAATGGGCCGTGCGCGAGTCGCGTTGCGGATTGGCGACCATGACCTACGGCAGCATGGATGGCGTGGATCGCTTGATCGCGGGCAGCGCGTGCGCCGCGGCAATGCATATCCCCGCCGCACCGGGCGGCGTCGAGGGCCGGCGCGAGGATCGCAATGTCGCGTTGGCGCGGGACCGCTTCTCGCACCTGGATTGCGTGCTGCTCGAATGGGCCAAGCGCGAACAGGGACTGGTCGTGGCGGCGGGAAATCCTCTGAAAATCGGCAAGCTGGCGGACCTCCGGAAACCGAAAATCCGCGTAATTCTGCGCCAGCAGGGCGCCGGCAGTTACCTGCTATTTCTGCAATTGCTGGGCGAAGCAGGTATCAATCCCGATCAACTCAAGTATGTGCAACCGACGGCGCAAACGGAGACCGATATCGCCTCCGCGATTCTCGATGGGCGCGCCGATGCCGGCCTCGCGGTGCGCGCCGTGGCCCGGCAATTCCACCTCGACTTCATACCGCTCACCATTGAGCGCCTGGATATTGCTGTGCTGCGGCCGAGCTATTTCGATGCGCCGTGGCAGACGCTGATGGAGTTCGCGAACAAGCCGGTCTTCCAGCGCTATGCGAAAACGCTGGCGGGATACGATATTGGCGATCTGGGCAAAGTGATGTGGAATGCGTGA
- a CDS encoding helix-turn-helix domain-containing protein, with product MSVRQLMSTKEVADYLRLKERKIYDMVAQAEIPHSRISGKLLFPRTLVDEWVRQSTAGAP from the coding sequence ATGTCCGTACGCCAATTGATGAGCACCAAGGAAGTCGCGGATTACCTGCGGCTGAAAGAACGCAAGATTTACGATATGGTTGCGCAAGCTGAGATCCCGCATTCACGCATATCCGGCAAGCTGCTCTTTCCACGCACGCTGGTCGACGAATGGGTGCGGCAAAGCACCGCCGGCGCGCCCTGA
- a CDS encoding ABC transporter permease: MQEIPQSLSLAFTLIASFDSTLLSIAGLSLRVSGTAVLAASLLALPFGAWLAMARFSGRQGVIALLNGMMGLPPVVVGLLVYLLLSRAGPLGPLGILFTPAAMMVAQAVLIFPIIAALVRQVIEDAWGEYREQLVSLNASRLQCMRALLWDTRFTLTTAVLAGFGRAIAEVGAVMIVGGNIDGVTRVMTTAIALETSKGDLPLALALGVVLIALVVFINMAAQLTKATAMKKYG; this comes from the coding sequence ATGCAGGAAATTCCTCAAAGCCTCTCCCTCGCCTTCACCCTGATTGCGTCCTTTGACAGCACCCTGCTATCGATTGCGGGACTGTCATTGCGCGTGTCCGGCACGGCGGTGCTGGCGGCCTCCCTGCTGGCGTTACCGTTCGGCGCGTGGCTGGCAATGGCGCGATTTTCCGGGCGGCAAGGCGTGATCGCGTTGCTCAATGGCATGATGGGTTTGCCGCCAGTGGTAGTCGGTTTGCTGGTCTATCTCCTGCTGTCCCGCGCCGGCCCACTGGGCCCGTTGGGCATCCTTTTCACGCCGGCGGCCATGATGGTTGCGCAAGCTGTACTGATTTTTCCCATCATCGCCGCGCTGGTGCGGCAGGTCATCGAAGATGCGTGGGGCGAATACCGCGAACAACTGGTGTCGCTCAACGCCAGCCGCCTGCAGTGCATGCGCGCACTCCTGTGGGATACGCGATTCACATTGACGACGGCAGTGCTCGCCGGTTTTGGCCGTGCCATTGCCGAGGTCGGCGCGGTGATGATCGTCGGTGGCAACATTGATGGTGTCACCCGCGTCATGACAACCGCGATTGCGCTGGAAACCAGCAAGGGTGACTTGCCGCTCGCTCTGGCGTTGGGGGTGGTGCTGATTGCGCTGGTGGTCTTCATTAATATGGCTGCGCAGTTGACCAAGGCAACGGCGATGAAGAAATATGGATAA
- a CDS encoding phosphate ABC transporter ATP-binding protein: MDNLNTAAIVPRVLPLTVEGLGFSVGDVSVLRAVSFTIVRGSRNIVMGPNGAGKSVLLRLLHGLLVPTSGSMHWAERDAAAVRRAQAMVFQRPVMLRRSVRENLEFALRIAGSPDSRAAAEVALDRVGLSGLADRPARLCSGGEQQRVALARAWALQPEVLFLDEPTASLDPAATRAIEETIEAMHAHGTTIVMTTHNRGQAKRIGDRVLFLHHGRLVEDTSAGEFFQQPRSPEAAAFLRGELLW; this comes from the coding sequence ATGGATAACTTGAATACGGCCGCGATCGTGCCGCGAGTGCTTCCCCTGACCGTGGAAGGCTTGGGCTTCAGCGTGGGTGATGTATCCGTGCTGCGCGCAGTGTCATTCACCATCGTGCGCGGCTCGCGCAACATCGTCATGGGCCCGAACGGTGCCGGCAAAAGTGTCCTGTTGCGATTGCTGCACGGCCTGCTGGTGCCGACTTCGGGCAGCATGCATTGGGCGGAGCGCGATGCAGCGGCGGTGCGTCGCGCGCAGGCAATGGTGTTTCAGCGGCCGGTGATGCTACGCCGGTCGGTGCGCGAAAACCTCGAATTCGCGCTGCGAATTGCGGGATCGCCCGATAGTCGCGCGGCAGCCGAAGTCGCGCTGGATCGCGTCGGATTGTCGGGCCTTGCCGATCGCCCGGCGCGGCTGTGTTCAGGGGGCGAACAGCAGCGCGTCGCGCTCGCCCGCGCGTGGGCACTGCAACCGGAAGTGCTGTTCCTCGACGAGCCCACCGCGAGCCTTGATCCGGCTGCCACGCGCGCCATCGAAGAGACGATCGAGGCGATGCACGCACATGGCACGACCATCGTCATGACCACCCATAACCGTGGTCAGGCGAAGCGCATCGGGGATCGCGTGTTGTTCTTGCATCACGGCCGGCTGGTCGAGGACACGTCGGCCGGCGAATTTTTTCAGCAACCCCGGTCGCCCGAAGCGGCGGCCTTTCTACGAGGAGAACTACTATGGTGA
- a CDS encoding extracellular solute-binding protein produces MRALVRAIGTAVLAGAISLPVMAQDKFIVVASTTSTQDSGLFGHILPLFKAKTGIDVRVVAQGTGQALATAKKGDADVVFVHDKVAEAKFVEEGFGVDRREVMYNDFVIVGPKADPAKTTGKDVISALKKIEAAKSPFTSRGDKSGTHAAELRYWKAADVDPQVGKGAWYRETGSGMGPTLNTASAMNAYAFTDRGTWLSFKNRGELTVLVEGDTKLFNQYGVMLVNPNKHPHVKKELGMQFIDWITSPEGQTAIAAYKIEGQQLFFPNYVALKKAA; encoded by the coding sequence ATGCGGGCATTGGTTCGCGCAATCGGTACGGCAGTATTGGCGGGAGCGATATCCCTGCCGGTAATGGCGCAGGATAAATTCATCGTGGTTGCGTCCACGACGTCAACGCAGGATTCAGGGCTGTTCGGTCACATCCTGCCGCTGTTCAAGGCGAAGACGGGCATCGACGTACGCGTCGTCGCGCAAGGGACGGGACAGGCTTTGGCCACGGCAAAGAAGGGTGATGCCGACGTCGTGTTTGTGCACGATAAGGTAGCCGAAGCAAAATTTGTGGAAGAGGGCTTCGGCGTCGACCGGCGTGAAGTGATGTACAACGATTTCGTCATCGTCGGGCCGAAGGCCGATCCGGCAAAGACTACCGGCAAGGATGTGATTTCGGCACTGAAAAAAATCGAGGCCGCAAAATCGCCATTTACCTCCCGCGGCGACAAGAGCGGTACGCACGCCGCGGAGTTGCGTTACTGGAAGGCGGCCGATGTCGATCCACAGGTTGGGAAGGGCGCGTGGTATCGCGAAACTGGTTCGGGTATGGGGCCGACGTTAAATACGGCGAGTGCGATGAATGCGTACGCGTTCACGGACCGCGGCACCTGGCTCTCATTCAAGAATCGCGGCGAGCTAACGGTACTGGTCGAGGGCGATACCAAGCTGTTCAATCAATATGGCGTCATGCTGGTCAATCCCAACAAGCATCCGCACGTGAAGAAAGAGTTGGGCATGCAATTTATCGACTGGATCACGTCGCCTGAAGGCCAGACGGCGATTGCTGCTTACAAGATTGAAGGGCAGCAGTTGTTCTTCCCAAACTATGTTGCGCTGAAGAAAGCGGCATGA
- a CDS encoding molybdate ABC transporter substrate-binding protein, whose protein sequence is MRTPLLIAMAVSLSSLLAVLPVTSAAGQISVYAAGSLRGPLTEAAQSYEQASGVKVALVFGASGLLKERIEKGETADVFASANTEHPQALAASGRMAAPVTFTRNRMCALAAPTIEVTSATLLDRMLQSGVKLGTSTPKADPAGDYAWKIFEKAEKVVPGAFANLSTKALKLTGGPDSPPPPKDRSGYGELVATGKADIFLLYCTSALQAVKEQPQLRQVALPHSLAVSADYGVAIAKNAGSGAQGFVDYLVSNAGQKSFARFGFARVAGSHLTIQLPSGQARELSYADIQKLEPFNVSAKAHGKSHEWQGTKLITLLESAGFKFEKPSGGGASVRQYLILEADDGYKVVFAMGELDPIITTSPPMVAWRQDGKPLSADEAPLRLIVAGDPRGARQVRKISRITVGQTD, encoded by the coding sequence ATGCGCACGCCGCTTCTCATCGCCATGGCGGTGAGCCTGTCCTCGCTGCTGGCTGTTTTACCCGTCACTTCCGCGGCCGGGCAAATCAGTGTCTACGCGGCGGGGAGCTTGCGTGGGCCATTGACGGAGGCTGCCCAGTCATACGAGCAGGCCAGTGGCGTGAAAGTCGCCCTGGTGTTTGGTGCGTCGGGGCTGCTGAAGGAGCGGATCGAGAAGGGTGAAACCGCTGACGTATTCGCGTCGGCGAATACCGAACATCCGCAAGCGTTGGCGGCAAGTGGCCGAATGGCAGCACCAGTGACCTTTACCCGCAATCGGATGTGCGCGCTGGCAGCGCCAACAATCGAAGTTACTTCCGCGACGCTTCTTGACCGAATGCTTCAGAGCGGTGTCAAGCTGGGCACCTCCACACCCAAGGCAGATCCCGCCGGCGATTATGCATGGAAGATATTTGAGAAGGCCGAAAAGGTTGTACCGGGCGCCTTTGCGAACCTCAGCACGAAGGCGCTGAAACTCACCGGCGGGCCGGACTCGCCGCCGCCCCCCAAAGACCGCAGCGGCTACGGAGAACTGGTGGCCACCGGCAAGGCCGATATCTTTTTGCTGTATTGCACCAGTGCGCTACAGGCCGTCAAGGAGCAACCACAACTCAGGCAGGTCGCATTGCCGCATTCGCTTGCTGTATCAGCCGACTACGGTGTCGCGATTGCCAAGAATGCCGGTTCCGGTGCACAAGGTTTTGTCGACTACCTCGTTTCAAACGCTGGCCAGAAATCTTTTGCACGATTCGGCTTTGCGCGCGTTGCGGGTTCGCACCTGACCATTCAGCTGCCATCCGGGCAGGCGCGCGAACTTTCGTACGCTGATATTCAAAAGCTGGAACCTTTCAACGTTTCCGCAAAGGCGCATGGCAAATCGCATGAATGGCAAGGGACCAAACTGATTACCTTGCTTGAAAGCGCCGGGTTCAAGTTCGAGAAGCCGTCCGGAGGCGGCGCATCGGTTCGCCAGTACCTCATTCTGGAAGCGGACGACGGCTATAAAGTGGTATTTGCGATGGGTGAACTCGATCCCATCATCACGACTTCACCACCGATGGTGGCATGGCGCCAGGATGGCAAGCCGCTGAGTGCGGATGAGGCGCCACTACGCCTGATCGTTGCCGGGGACCCGCGCGGGGCGCGACAGGTGCGAAAGATTTCCCGCATCACCGTTGGACAGACTGATTGA
- a CDS encoding sulfite exporter TauE/SafE family protein — MLYSSVGHAGASGYLAAMALVGVAPEAMRPTALTLNIVVAAFTTWRFRQARHVDAKVVAPFLLGSIPLAFLGGGIKLPLHVYQALVGIVLLSAAAYLGWRAFTNPEKSREVPVAIPPRVSPFIGAAIGMLSGLTGTGGGIFLSPIVLLMGWAGPKATAGISAPFIMANSVAGLAGGLINGSFSFATIPYAAAPLIVATVVGALIGTWLGLNKLTNRWLIAMLALVMTIAAGKLIGMVYL, encoded by the coding sequence ATGCTATACAGCTCAGTCGGTCACGCTGGCGCATCCGGCTATCTGGCCGCAATGGCACTGGTGGGCGTGGCGCCCGAGGCGATGCGGCCGACGGCATTGACGTTGAACATCGTCGTCGCAGCATTCACGACCTGGCGATTTCGCCAGGCGCGTCACGTCGATGCGAAAGTCGTCGCGCCATTTCTGCTCGGCTCAATTCCGCTGGCGTTTCTCGGCGGCGGCATCAAGTTGCCGTTGCACGTTTATCAAGCGCTGGTTGGAATCGTGCTGTTGTCCGCGGCCGCCTATCTGGGGTGGCGGGCATTCACGAATCCCGAAAAGAGCAGAGAAGTTCCGGTGGCGATTCCTCCTCGGGTATCGCCTTTTATTGGCGCCGCCATTGGCATGCTATCCGGCCTTACAGGGACCGGAGGCGGCATTTTTCTAAGCCCAATCGTGCTGCTGATGGGTTGGGCGGGCCCCAAGGCCACTGCGGGTATTTCCGCCCCGTTCATCATGGCGAATTCTGTCGCTGGACTGGCAGGTGGATTGATCAATGGATCATTCTCTTTCGCGACCATTCCCTATGCTGCCGCACCGCTAATCGTCGCAACCGTCGTTGGCGCCTTGATCGGCACCTGGCTGGGTCTCAACAAATTAACCAATCGCTGGCTGATCGCGATGCTCGCGCTAGTGATGACCATCGCCGCAGGAAAACTGATCGGCATGGTCTACCTTTAG
- a CDS encoding LysR family transcriptional regulator, whose product MAAHKIASAKFRIYFGDEIAIGPGKADLLEAIRATGSISAAARQLKMSYKRAWNLVDTMNRCFKEPLVDTATGGGGGGGARLTEFGTKVLVHFRSMEKRTDAAIRGELTTLVTLLADKPRK is encoded by the coding sequence ATGGCGGCGCACAAGATTGCGTCCGCAAAATTTCGTATCTATTTTGGCGACGAGATCGCCATCGGTCCCGGCAAGGCAGACTTGCTGGAGGCCATTCGCGCGACGGGTTCAATCTCGGCCGCAGCCCGGCAATTGAAGATGTCCTACAAGCGGGCGTGGAATCTGGTTGATACCATGAACCGCTGCTTCAAGGAGCCGCTGGTCGATACGGCGACGGGCGGTGGCGGCGGCGGCGGCGCGCGCCTCACAGAATTTGGCACGAAGGTATTGGTGCACTTTCGCTCAATGGAAAAGCGCACTGACGCCGCGATCCGCGGCGAACTGACGACCCTCGTCACGCTGCTCGCCGACAAACCCCGCAAATAA
- the grxD gene encoding Grx4 family monothiol glutaredoxin → MDVQDQIKATVTSHPVVLYMKGSPQFPMCGFSASATQMLKACGVEAPFTVDVLQDADVRQGIKEYANWPTIPQLYINGEFVGGADIMREMYQSGELQQMLGAAK, encoded by the coding sequence ATGGACGTGCAAGACCAAATAAAAGCAACTGTCACTTCCCACCCCGTCGTGCTTTACATGAAGGGCTCGCCACAATTTCCCATGTGCGGCTTCTCCGCATCCGCGACACAAATGCTCAAAGCATGCGGGGTAGAAGCGCCATTCACCGTCGACGTGCTGCAGGATGCCGACGTCCGCCAGGGCATCAAGGAATACGCCAACTGGCCGACGATTCCACAGCTCTACATCAACGGCGAATTTGTCGGTGGTGCCGATATCATGAGAGAAATGTATCAATCCGGCGAGCTGCAGCAGATGCTGGGCGCCGCGAAGTAG